In 'Nostoc azollae' 0708, the following are encoded in one genomic region:
- a CDS encoding type II toxin-antitoxin system HigB family toxin, with translation MHLISICNLREDAAKYPDLKKEIEDWHITVKKAEWQNLEDVRKISRDAEAVGNFTVFNIKGNDYPLIVGINYETKEVHYKYLLTYAEYNK, from the coding sequence ATGCACCTAATTTCAATTTGCAACCTCCGCGAAGATGCAGCAAAATATCCCGATCTCAAAAAAGAGATTGAAGATTGGCATATAACTGTTAAAAAAGCCGAATGGCAAAATCTGGAGGATGTGCGTAAAATTTCCCGTGATGCTGAAGCTGTTGGTAATTTTACTGTTTTTAATATCAAAGGTAATGATTACCCTTTAATTGTAGGGATTAATTACGAAACCAAAGAAGTTCACTACAAATACTTGTTAACTTACGCAGAATACAATAAATAA
- the rpoD gene encoding RNA polymerase sigma factor RpoD produces the protein MNQANNVLDSIYQPDLEMINPPEIEEELLLIEDEEDLLLTDDGEIDDFLEPQSDEDDAKSGKAAKSRRRTQSKKKHYTEDSIRLYLQEIGRIRLLRADEEIELARKIADLLELERVRDRLYEQLEREPQFKEWAEAVQLPLPTFRYRLHVGRRAKDKMVQSNLRLVVSIAKKYMNRGLSFQDLIQEGSLGLIRAAEKFDHEKGYKFSTYATWWIRQAITRAIADQSRTIRLPVHLYETISRIKKTTKLLSQEMGRKPTEEEIATRMEMTIEKLRFIAKSAQLPISLETPIGKEEDSRLGDFIESDGETPEDQVSKNLLREDLEKVLDSLSPRERDVLRLRYGLDDGRMKTLEEIGQIFNVTRERIRQIEAKALRKLRHPNRNSVLKEYIR, from the coding sequence ATGAACCAGGCTAACAACGTACTCGACAGCATTTATCAGCCTGACCTAGAAATGATAAATCCGCCTGAGATCGAAGAAGAACTCTTATTGATTGAGGATGAAGAGGACTTATTGCTTACCGATGATGGCGAAATTGATGATTTTTTAGAGCCTCAGTCTGATGAGGACGACGCAAAGTCTGGAAAAGCCGCTAAATCGCGTCGTCGGACACAAAGCAAGAAAAAGCACTATACTGAAGACTCGATTCGTCTTTATCTGCAAGAAATTGGTCGTATTCGTCTATTACGAGCAGATGAAGAAATAGAATTGGCGCGGAAAATTGCGGATTTACTGGAATTGGAAAGGGTGCGGGATCGACTGTACGAACAGTTAGAACGCGAACCCCAATTTAAGGAATGGGCAGAAGCGGTACAATTGCCATTACCTACCTTCCGTTATCGCCTGCACGTTGGTCGCAGAGCGAAAGATAAAATGGTACAGTCGAACCTACGACTTGTGGTTTCAATTGCCAAAAAATATATGAATCGTGGCTTGTCTTTCCAAGACTTGATTCAAGAAGGTAGTCTGGGCTTGATTCGGGCTGCTGAAAAGTTCGACCACGAAAAAGGTTATAAGTTTTCTACCTACGCTACATGGTGGATTCGGCAGGCAATTACTAGAGCGATCGCTGATCAATCTCGCACTATTCGTCTACCTGTTCATCTCTACGAGACGATATCACGAATCAAGAAAACTACCAAACTTTTATCTCAAGAAATGGGTCGCAAACCCACAGAAGAAGAAATTGCAACTCGTATGGAAATGACCATCGAGAAACTGCGGTTTATTGCTAAATCTGCCCAGTTGCCAATTTCATTAGAAACACCTATTGGTAAAGAAGAAGATTCCCGTTTGGGTGATTTTATCGAATCTGATGGAGAAACACCAGAAGATCAAGTTTCTAAAAATCTTCTCCGCGAAGACCTAGAAAAAGTCCTTGATAGTCTCAGCCCCCGTGAACGAGATGTTCTTAGACTCCGCTATGGTCTAGATGACGGTCGAATGAAAACCCTCGAAGAAATCGGTCAGATTTTCAACGTTACCCGCGAAAGAATTCGCCAAATTGAGGCTAAGGCACTACGCAAATTACGCCACCCCAATCGTAACAGCGTCCTCAAAGAATACATTCGTTAA
- a CDS encoding chlorophyll a/b-binding protein: protein MINATRTMTSIPEDRNGWRWGFTPQAEIWNGRLAMIGFLAAALIELFSGQGFLHFWGIL, encoded by the coding sequence ATGATTAACGCAACAAGAACTATGACTTCCATACCTGAAGACCGCAACGGCTGGCGTTGGGGATTTACCCCACAAGCAGAAATTTGGAATGGTCGTTTGGCAATGATTGGCTTTTTAGCAGCCGCTTTAATTGAGTTGTTTTCTGGCCAAGGCTTCCTACATTTCTGGGGTATTCTGTAA
- the miaA gene encoding tRNA (adenosine(37)-N6)-dimethylallyltransferase MiaA codes for MTKLIVICGATGTGKSGLALSLARRLGPVILSADSRQVYREFDIGTAKPTVDEQKLVPHYLIDICEPTQTMTLADYQEQAQTLIASLGVSPLLLVGGTGLYIRSIVQGMKIPRVSPQPELRSQLESLGQNQLYPMLQQVDPVAAQKIHANDLVRTLRGLEVYYITGIPISEQQGENPPKYPILQICLDCEPEHLDIRIRRRTEQMITDGLVAEVEYLSQKYGANLSLLNTLGYQEIKQYLAGEITLDEATDLIALHTRQFAKRQRTWFRQSPNLEYFNVNNSDLLEKVLTRINEFITTW; via the coding sequence ATGACTAAATTAATTGTAATTTGTGGTGCGACAGGAACGGGGAAGTCTGGTTTAGCTTTGAGTTTAGCTAGGCGGTTGGGTCCGGTGATTCTGAGCGCCGATTCTCGTCAAGTATACCGCGAGTTTGACATTGGAACCGCTAAACCAACTGTGGACGAACAGAAATTAGTGCCACATTATCTAATAGATATCTGTGAACCAACTCAAACAATGACATTAGCAGATTATCAGGAACAAGCACAAACTTTAATTGCTAGTCTTGGTGTTTCCCCATTGTTGTTGGTTGGTGGAACTGGTTTATATATCCGTTCTATTGTCCAGGGGATGAAAATTCCCAGAGTGTCACCACAACCAGAATTGCGATCGCAACTTGAATCTCTTGGTCAAAATCAACTTTACCCGATGTTGCAACAAGTTGATCCAGTTGCAGCCCAAAAGATTCATGCTAACGACTTGGTGCGGACTTTAAGAGGCTTGGAAGTATATTATATTACTGGGATTCCGATTTCTGAACAGCAAGGGGAAAACCCACCCAAATATCCGATTTTGCAAATTTGTTTAGATTGTGAACCAGAACATTTAGATATCAGAATTCGTAGACGCACAGAACAAATGATTACAGATGGACTAGTTGCTGAAGTTGAATATTTATCTCAAAAGTATGGCGCGAATTTATCTTTATTGAATACTTTAGGATATCAAGAAATCAAGCAATATTTAGCTGGTGAAATTACTTTAGATGAAGCTACAGATTTAATTGCTTTGCATACCCGACAATTCGCAAAGCGTCAACGCACTTGGTTTAGACAATCTCCTAATCTTGAATATTTTAATGTGAATAATTCAGATTTATTAGAAAAGGTTCTCACTCGAATAAATGAGTTTATTACAACCTGGTAA
- the gyrB gene encoding DNA topoisomerase (ATP-hydrolyzing) subunit B → MTSSYSADQIQVLEGLEAVRKRPGMYIGTTGPRGLHHLVYEVVDNSVDEALAGHCTHVEVDINADGSVTVTDDGRGIPVDIHPKTGKSALETVLTVLHAGGKFGGGGYKVSGGLHGVGISVVNALSEFVEVTVWRDNKEHLQRYERSFPVTELQVKPYKEPRTGTSITFKPDTQIFTISIEFDYITLSGRLRELAYLNAGVKIIFTDHRLELLKSDTPRIEIYEYKGGIKEYVAYMNREKQPLHEEIIYVQGERNNVQVEVSLQWCTDAYTDNVLGFANNIRTIDGGTHLEGLKAVLTRTLNAIARKRNKIKENESNLSGEHVREGLTAVISVKVPDPEFEGQTKTKLGNTEVRGIVDSFVGEVLTEYLEFHPSIADAILDKAIQAFKAAEAARHARELVRRKSVLESSPLPGKLADCSSRDPSESEIFIVEGDSAGGSAKQGRDRRTQAILPLRGKILNIEKTDDAKIYKNNEVQSLITALGLGVKGEEFDSAQLRYHRIVIMTDADVDGAHIRTLLLTFFYRYKRALIEQGFIYIACPPLYKVERGKNHEYCYSERELQQHIATLPTKANYNIQRFKGLGEMMPEQLWTTTMNPETRKMKQVEIEDAAEADRIFTILMGDRVAPRREFIETYGSKLNLTDLDI, encoded by the coding sequence ATGACGAGCAGTTACAGTGCCGATCAGATTCAAGTTCTGGAAGGTCTGGAAGCCGTCCGCAAACGACCAGGGATGTACATCGGTACTACAGGTCCGAGAGGACTCCATCATTTAGTTTACGAGGTGGTGGACAACTCTGTAGACGAAGCTTTAGCAGGTCACTGTACCCATGTTGAGGTAGATATCAACGCTGATGGTTCGGTGACTGTAACAGATGATGGTCGGGGTATTCCCGTAGATATTCACCCAAAAACCGGCAAATCGGCTTTAGAAACCGTATTAACGGTACTTCACGCTGGAGGTAAGTTTGGTGGTGGTGGCTATAAAGTTTCTGGAGGTTTACACGGGGTTGGTATTTCTGTAGTTAACGCCCTGTCTGAGTTTGTGGAAGTTACGGTTTGGCGAGATAATAAGGAGCATCTTCAGCGATATGAACGGAGTTTTCCGGTTACTGAACTGCAAGTAAAGCCTTATAAAGAACCAAGAACTGGAACTTCTATTACTTTCAAGCCAGATACGCAAATCTTTACTATCAGTATTGAATTTGATTACATTACTTTATCAGGTCGCTTGCGCGAGTTGGCGTATTTGAATGCTGGTGTCAAAATTATTTTCACCGATCATCGTCTCGAACTCCTCAAAAGCGATACACCAAGGATAGAAATTTACGAATACAAGGGTGGTATTAAAGAGTATGTCGCCTACATGAATCGTGAGAAGCAGCCTTTACACGAAGAAATTATTTATGTGCAGGGGGAAAGAAATAATGTACAAGTGGAAGTTTCGTTACAATGGTGTACTGATGCTTACACTGACAATGTGCTAGGTTTTGCTAATAATATTCGTACTATTGATGGTGGAACTCACTTAGAAGGTTTAAAAGCAGTTTTAACTCGGACATTAAATGCGATCGCTCGCAAGCGGAATAAAATTAAAGAGAATGAATCTAACCTCAGTGGTGAACACGTCCGCGAAGGTTTAACTGCAGTTATTTCTGTTAAAGTACCGGATCCTGAATTTGAAGGACAAACGAAAACTAAACTTGGTAATACGGAAGTTCGCGGTATCGTTGATTCTTTTGTCGGTGAAGTCCTGACTGAATATCTGGAATTTCACCCCAGTATCGCTGATGCGATTTTAGATAAGGCTATTCAAGCCTTTAAAGCCGCAGAAGCAGCCCGTCATGCACGGGAGTTAGTCAGACGGAAATCAGTCCTAGAATCTTCTCCTTTACCTGGTAAATTAGCAGATTGCAGTTCCCGTGACCCCTCAGAATCTGAGATTTTTATTGTGGAAGGTGATTCAGCGGGTGGAAGCGCCAAACAAGGACGCGATCGCCGGACGCAAGCAATTCTTCCTTTACGTGGGAAAATATTAAACATCGAAAAAACCGACGACGCAAAAATTTACAAGAACAACGAAGTTCAATCCTTAATTACAGCATTGGGTTTAGGTGTAAAAGGCGAAGAATTTGATTCTGCGCAATTACGGTACCACCGTATAGTAATAATGACTGATGCTGACGTAGATGGGGCGCACATCCGTACTTTGTTGTTAACTTTCTTCTATCGGTATAAAAGGGCATTGATTGAACAAGGGTTCATTTATATTGCTTGTCCGCCACTTTACAAAGTGGAACGAGGCAAAAATCATGAATATTGTTATAGCGAGCGCGAATTACAACAGCATATCGCTACCTTACCCACCAAAGCTAACTACAATATTCAACGCTTCAAAGGTTTGGGTGAAATGATGCCAGAACAACTCTGGACAACTACAATGAACCCAGAAACTCGTAAAATGAAGCAAGTAGAAATTGAAGACGCAGCAGAAGCAGATCGCATTTTCACCATTTTAATGGGCGATCGCGTCGCACCCAGGAGGGAATTTATCGAAACCTATGGTTCTAAACTTAACCTTACTGATTTAGATATCTAA
- a CDS encoding TMEM165/GDT1 family protein, translating to MLTAFTAGLVLITISELGDKTFFLTVVLSMQHPRRVVFAGVTAALGLMTILSVIFGQLLSAVTKVPKIYIHYTEIVLFIAFGLKLLYDASKMSVASDTEVIEEAKEAVEKVQLDSQQKSLWSILLKSFVLTLIAEWGDRTQIATIALAASYNPIGITVGAILGHAICAAIAVIGGRLIAGKISERQITFIGGLLFIIFGIVATIEGS from the coding sequence ATGTTAACAGCATTTACGGCAGGTTTAGTTTTAATTACCATTTCCGAGTTAGGTGATAAAACCTTTTTTCTCACTGTAGTTTTGTCGATGCAGCACCCCCGACGGGTAGTGTTTGCTGGTGTGACAGCAGCTTTAGGATTAATGACGATTTTATCAGTGATATTTGGGCAATTACTGTCTGCTGTAACAAAAGTCCCAAAAATCTATATTCATTATACAGAAATAGTTTTGTTTATTGCCTTTGGGTTGAAACTGCTCTACGATGCCAGTAAAATGTCTGTGGCTTCTGATACAGAAGTCATAGAAGAAGCAAAAGAAGCAGTAGAAAAGGTACAGTTAGACAGTCAGCAAAAAAGCCTCTGGTCAATATTACTGAAATCTTTTGTATTAACATTGATAGCAGAATGGGGTGATCGCACACAAATAGCCACCATTGCCTTAGCCGCTAGTTACAACCCCATTGGTATAACCGTGGGTGCAATATTAGGACACGCTATTTGTGCTGCGATCGCAGTAATCGGTGGTAGATTAATCGCAGGTAAAATTTCCGAACGACAAATTACCTTCATTGGCGGCCTTCTGTTTATTATCTTCGGTATCGTCGCAACCATAGAAGGAAGTTGA